Part of the Longimicrobium sp. genome, AGGGCGAAGTGAGGATACCGATGGCGATCCTGGCGGACGAGGCCAACGTTTCCCAGGAAGGCAAGCTGAACGTGATGGGGATCTTCGACCGCATTGCCGCGGCCGATTTTCCCGTGATGCACCCGAAGATGGTGTTCGCGTTTCGCGTGGAGGCCGCGCACGGCGACGGCGGGCGGGGCTTTCCCGTGAACGTGGAGCTGCTGGATCCCGAGGGGGCGGTGCTGTTCGAGGCCGGGGGCG contains:
- a CDS encoding DUF6941 family protein, whose translation is MAILADEANVSQEGKLNVMGIFDRIAAADFPVMHPKMVFAFRVEAAHGDGGRGFPVNVELLDPEGAVLFEAGGEMMAPRVPAGEFTTSNQVFTLVGLQFPKAGLYRFVVTVGDAEPHETPFLVQSTANDPMMN